Part of the Streptomyces antimycoticus genome, GTGAGCACGCGGTGTTGGGGATGCCGGAGCCAGGCCGCTCACGATGGGTCTTGTTCTCGCACGTACGGCTTGGTGCGGGCCTCCTCCAGGGTCTTCAGGTTCTCCCGCACGTCGACCGCCCAGCGTCGGGTGTGGTCGATAAAGGACTCCAGCTTGCTGATGGGGTGCCAGGTCCGCTCGGGCATCGTGCACCGATACTGGCTGCATGCCCCCGGCGCGTTTCCGGGCCGGGAGCCTCGGTGTGCAGGTGGGCGTCCGACAATCAGCGTGCGACGCTGCGCATCAGTCCCTCGAGCTCGCGTTCGCCGGCCGGTGTTTGCGCCCCGTTCTGTAGGCCCCCGCTGATCAACTGCTGAGCGGCCGGCAGACTGAACTGAGAAGCCCAAGCGTCGTTCTCACGGAGGAGTCCTTCCTCGAAGTCATCGGCGGGCAGCGAGCGCTTGGCTGCTTCGATGACACCGTCGGGCAGCGCGGCGATATTGCGAGCGACACGGTCGACGTACTCGTCAAGCTCGTCGCCCGGCAGGGCCCGATTGATCCAGCCGTAGGATGCTGCGGTCTCGGCATCGAACAGGTCGGCAGTGAGGATCACCTCCAGCGCCCGGTTGCGACCCACGCGGTCCCGGAGGTACTGCGTTCCGCCTCCGCCGGGGATGATGCCCATGAGCGCTTCGATCTGACCGATTCCGGCGGTCTCGGTGGCGGCGAATGCCATGTCCGCTGCCGCTACGAATTCCGCCCCGCCTCCGCGGGCCTTCCCGGCAAGTTTGACGATGGTTACCTGGGGCTGGTGGCGGATGAGCTCGCCGACTGCCTGGAATACATTGACGTCCGCCGGTGTCGACGCAGCGAGCTCCTGGAGAACATCCATCTTCTCCCCGATCCGCATGTCCACGTGGGCGAGGAAGAATTCCGGGTCGGCGCTCGAGAAGACGATCACCCGGACCGTTGAGTCGTCCGCGAGCGTGGTCAACAGGGTGCGGAGCTCGCGCATCATCGTCGCGCCGAGCACGTTCACCGGGGGATTGTCGAGGATGATCCGTGCGACGCCGTGTTCGTTGCTCACGCGCAGGGTCGAGTAGGCATCGTTCGTCATGAAGGTCTCCGTCGGTTACTGCGAGGCATGTAAGTTTGCAATGCATACCTACCGTCGGCGGCGCCGCTCGGATCGTCAAGAACGCACTTTGGGAGCACCAAGGATCATGAAGGACACCGACCCGCACGGTGTTGACACCGAAACACGTACCGTCTTCCGGGCGGACTGCCCCAGCCGGCCAATCCTCGACCAGATCGCGGACAAGTGGTCGATGATGGTCATGGCGCTGCTTGAGCGGCCCACCCGGTTCAATGAGCTGAAGCGCGGTCTGGAGGGTGTGACGCAGCGCGTGCTTACCCAGACACTGCGTCGCCTTGAGCGGAACGGCATGATTCAACGCAAAGTACTGCCGACCTCACCCGTCGGCGTCGAGTACTCCCTCACACCGCTGGGCGAGTCCCTGCGCGAGCCGTTCGGGCATCTCTACGACTGGACCGTCAAGCACAGCGAAGAGATCCAGAACTCCCAGCGGGCGTACGACAGCAGGGCTGGCGCTTAGCAGGACTCCGTGAGGTCTGTCTTGATCTTAGTGGTCGGCTCCGGAAGTCCTTCGGGGGTTGACCCCGGGACGGCACGTCTGTCGGGTGTCGCCGAACTCCTGGCCGGCACAGCCGTTGACGAGGGCTGCTACCGCCAATCCGGATGGCCACAGCCATCACCGACCGCCTGGCCGGCCGCGGGCTCGACGTCATCACTCCCGCGCCAGCGGACCGCGCGTTCGTCCACCAGGTCATCTTCAACGGACACACCCGGAGATGTGCGTCAGACCAAACGGTTTGGGCGTTGTTCTCAGTCCGAGTGAGGGAACATGCGCTCGACGGCGGCCACCAGTGCGGCGCGGCGGGCGGCGATGGAGGGGTCCACGGCCTGGTCTGCGGCAGCGGCGGCGATTTCGGGCTGACCTGCCCAGGTCATGGCGATCTGGTTGATCAGGGCGAGGACGTCGACCGGGTCCCAGGCCGGGTCGAGCAGCCCGATGCGCTGTGCGTCGCGGAGTTGGTCGAGCTTGCCGGCGATCGTGGCCTGGAGGGGGCTGGTGGCGTTGTCTGCGGGCTCGGCCAGCTCCAGGCGGCCCCACATGATCAGGCGGTAGTGGTCCGGACGTGCCGTGAAGTGGTCGAAGAGGATGCCGGCATAACCGGGCAGGTCGGCCGGGTCCAGCTGAGTGGCCTCGACGAGTGCGGTCGTCTCGCGTTCGGCCACGTGCGCGTAAAGGGCTTCCTTGCTGCGGAAGTAGGCGTAGACACGTTCCTTGCTCGTCCTGGCCTGCTTGGCGATGCGGTCCACGCGGGCGCCGGCGATCCCGTGCCGGGCGAACTCCTCCTTGGCTGCGGCGACGATCCGCTGGCGCGTGGAGTCGGCGGACTCGCCCGCGATGGCGGCGTCCGAGGTCTGGCCAGGGTTGGTGGAGCGAGGCATGAGCCCAGGATAGGCGACCGAACCGTTC contains:
- a CDS encoding enoyl-CoA hydratase/isomerase family protein — protein: MTNDAYSTLRVSNEHGVARIILDNPPVNVLGATMMRELRTLLTTLADDSTVRVIVFSSADPEFFLAHVDMRIGEKMDVLQELAASTPADVNVFQAVGELIRHQPQVTIVKLAGKARGGGAEFVAAADMAFAATETAGIGQIEALMGIIPGGGGTQYLRDRVGRNRALEVILTADLFDAETAASYGWINRALPGDELDEYVDRVARNIAALPDGVIEAAKRSLPADDFEEGLLRENDAWASQFSLPAAQQLISGGLQNGAQTPAGERELEGLMRSVAR
- a CDS encoding winged helix-turn-helix transcriptional regulator; its protein translation is MKDTDPHGVDTETRTVFRADCPSRPILDQIADKWSMMVMALLERPTRFNELKRGLEGVTQRVLTQTLRRLERNGMIQRKVLPTSPVGVEYSLTPLGESLREPFGHLYDWTVKHSEEIQNSQRAYDSRAGA
- a CDS encoding TetR family transcriptional regulator encodes the protein MPRSTNPGQTSDAAIAGESADSTRQRIVAAAKEEFARHGIAGARVDRIAKQARTSKERVYAYFRSKEALYAHVAERETTALVEATQLDPADLPGYAGILFDHFTARPDHYRLIMWGRLELAEPADNATSPLQATIAGKLDQLRDAQRIGLLDPAWDPVDVLALINQIAMTWAGQPEIAAAAADQAVDPSIAARRAALVAAVERMFPHSD